The following coding sequences are from one Lepisosteus oculatus isolate fLepOcu1 chromosome 19, fLepOcu1.hap2, whole genome shotgun sequence window:
- the LOC107079037 gene encoding testis-expressed protein 47-like isoform X1, whose translation MASNALSSSLNSVTYHYAAYKTSLFAEVEKQKSTHKKCLIHRLIYVAKISTSTVKKRDITDHYEQLFNHLQKNPQAEGITGLLLLYPRCILHVLESSSDVLNTILQDLRAMEEKGTDSLLKDARILVMSYSVPAHVFHEWGFRCLNLPLSLQEEARSPQTMESLVPDCLSLLYRLCAHLLKGSTDQGDREEGEAGEEVQEQDLLVEEETVAQLCHSTALRTPASFLQAYHAPLHVLMDSEIVWPTQCHLYW comes from the exons ATGGCTTCCAACGCCCTGTCTTCCTCTTTGAACAGCGTCACCTACCACTATGCGGCCTACAAGACCTCACTTTTTGCCGAGGTCGAGAAACAGAAAAGCACACACAAG AAATGTTTGATTCACAGATTAATTTACGTAGCGAAGATCAGTACGAGTACAGTGAAGAAGAGAGACATCACAG ATCACTACGAGCAGCTGTTTAACCATCTGCAGAAGAACCCCCAGGCAGAGGGTATCACTGGGCTTCTGCTGCTGTACCCGAGATGTATCCTGCATGTGCTGGAG TCCTCTTCAGATGTCTTAAACACAATTCTGCAGGATCTTAGGGCAATGGAGGAGAAAGGCACTGA CTCTCTCCTGAAGGATGCCAGGATCCTGGTGATGTCCTACAGTGTTCCGGCCCATGTGTTCCACGAGTGGGGGTTCAGGTGCCTGAACCTGCCCCTGAGCCTGCAGGAGGAGGCCCGGAGCCCACAGACCATGGAGAGCTTGGTTCCCGACTGCCTCTCCCTGCTCTACAGGCTGTGCGCACACCTGCTGAAGGGCAGCACAGACCAG GGTGACCGCGAGGAGGGGGAGGCGGGGGAGGAGGTCCAGGAGCAGGACCTGCTGGTGGAGGAGGAGACCGTGGCCCAGCTGTGCCACAGTACCGCCCTGCGCACGCCCGCCTCCTTCCTGCAGGCCTACCACGCGCCCCTGCACGTCCTCATGGACTCAG AAATTGTGTGGCCCACTCAATGTCACCTTTACTGGTGA
- the LOC107079037 gene encoding testis-expressed protein 47-like isoform X2, giving the protein MRPTRPHFLPRSRNRKAHTRLIYVAKISTSTVKKRDITDHYEQLFNHLQKNPQAEGITGLLLLYPRCILHVLESSSDVLNTILQDLRAMEEKGTDSLLKDARILVMSYSVPAHVFHEWGFRCLNLPLSLQEEARSPQTMESLVPDCLSLLYRLCAHLLKGSTDQGDREEGEAGEEVQEQDLLVEEETVAQLCHSTALRTPASFLQAYHAPLHVLMDSEIVWPTQCHLYW; this is encoded by the exons ATGCGGCCTACAAGACCTCACTTTTTGCCGAGGTCGAGAAACAGAAAAGCACACACAAG ATTAATTTACGTAGCGAAGATCAGTACGAGTACAGTGAAGAAGAGAGACATCACAG ATCACTACGAGCAGCTGTTTAACCATCTGCAGAAGAACCCCCAGGCAGAGGGTATCACTGGGCTTCTGCTGCTGTACCCGAGATGTATCCTGCATGTGCTGGAG TCCTCTTCAGATGTCTTAAACACAATTCTGCAGGATCTTAGGGCAATGGAGGAGAAAGGCACTGA CTCTCTCCTGAAGGATGCCAGGATCCTGGTGATGTCCTACAGTGTTCCGGCCCATGTGTTCCACGAGTGGGGGTTCAGGTGCCTGAACCTGCCCCTGAGCCTGCAGGAGGAGGCCCGGAGCCCACAGACCATGGAGAGCTTGGTTCCCGACTGCCTCTCCCTGCTCTACAGGCTGTGCGCACACCTGCTGAAGGGCAGCACAGACCAG GGTGACCGCGAGGAGGGGGAGGCGGGGGAGGAGGTCCAGGAGCAGGACCTGCTGGTGGAGGAGGAGACCGTGGCCCAGCTGTGCCACAGTACCGCCCTGCGCACGCCCGCCTCCTTCCTGCAGGCCTACCACGCGCCCCTGCACGTCCTCATGGACTCAG AAATTGTGTGGCCCACTCAATGTCACCTTTACTGGTGA